A single genomic interval of Aegicerativicinus sediminis harbors:
- the xerA gene encoding site-specific tyrosine recombinase/integron integrase has protein sequence MAFNNHISLSHILINGQKHIGLKFRYDRRVQALVNSLPDVACNEDLGMFHLPNNKSNLDIIFRTFKGIAWVDGNMFFGQSRSRGLDDPLDLSWHEARSDRRQRSCPKEFKDKLRLKKYSNNTARSYINCFERFINHFPDREIDDLDERDVRSYIDHMIAEQQSDSYINLAINSIKFYYETVQDMPYRFYAIERPRKRKRLPKVLSRGEVLQIIDCTNNLKHRCIVSLLYSSGLRRSELLNLEIIDIESKRMLVHIRDAKGNKDRYTILSEKVLNDLRDYYRQWKPKKYLFEGPNNQRYSPNSVQKIVSRAANKAGILIHVTPHMLRHSFATHLLESGTDLRYIQMLLGHSSSKTTEIYTHVATSSFEMIRNPLDL, from the coding sequence ATGGCTTTCAACAACCATATCTCGCTCTCACATATTCTCATTAACGGCCAAAAGCACATTGGCCTTAAATTCAGGTATGATAGGAGGGTTCAGGCCTTGGTGAATTCACTTCCAGATGTGGCATGTAACGAGGATCTTGGCATGTTCCATCTTCCCAACAACAAGTCTAACCTCGATATCATCTTCAGGACCTTCAAAGGCATAGCTTGGGTTGATGGCAACATGTTTTTTGGGCAATCGAGATCAAGGGGACTTGATGATCCATTAGACCTTTCATGGCATGAAGCCAGATCAGATAGGAGACAAAGGTCTTGTCCTAAGGAATTTAAGGATAAACTAAGGCTTAAGAAATATTCCAACAATACGGCACGCAGCTACATCAATTGTTTTGAGAGGTTCATCAACCATTTTCCAGATAGGGAAATTGACGATCTGGATGAACGTGATGTACGTTCCTACATAGACCATATGATTGCCGAGCAGCAGAGCGACAGTTATATCAATCTTGCGATAAATAGCATCAAGTTCTATTATGAGACCGTTCAGGACATGCCCTACAGGTTCTATGCCATCGAGAGGCCAAGAAAAAGAAAGCGGTTGCCAAAGGTCCTCTCAAGGGGAGAGGTCTTACAGATCATTGACTGTACAAATAACCTGAAGCACCGATGTATCGTGTCGCTCCTTTACAGTAGTGGGCTAAGGAGGAGCGAGCTCCTTAACTTGGAGATTATTGACATAGAGAGTAAGAGGATGTTGGTACATATCAGGGATGCAAAGGGAAACAAGGACAGGTATACTATTTTGAGTGAAAAGGTCTTAAATGACCTAAGGGATTACTACCGCCAATGGAAACCAAAAAAGTATCTTTTTGAAGGCCCTAACAACCAAAGGTACAGCCCTAACAGTGTCCAGAAAATTGTTTCTCGTGCCGCCAATAAAGCTGGTATCTTGATTCATGTCACTCCACATATGCTGCGGCACAGTTTTGCTACACACCTATTGGAAAGTGGAACGGATCTTCGGTATATCCAAATGCTATTGGGACACAGTTCATCGAAAACTACGGAAATTTATACCCATGTTGCCACTTCCAGCTTTGAAATGATCAGAAATCCTTTAGATTTGTAG
- a CDS encoding TlpA disulfide reductase family protein encodes MKNKYYTIILLGLINLISCKQSKSNEKGFRLKGTINGSNTEYLVLVYQDTSNAYVVDTIPVVDNSFTTKGSLINPQLVTVMSNLTGRYMEDPNRLLFFLDPGEIELDLKEGDFPNAKIVGSDSQLEKIQLDNMVNPYYDEIHIIRNKRQPLIEKNNLNPSDSLKTEIEQLNKQWEKRLDQIKNTWLKYAIDHPHSYLSGYTVDFYRKTLSKDSLSNLYSTLDQTIKESSYGLQIKEQLDLHIVNSGDVAPSFSYEDIEGNPINLEQFKGKMVLLDFGASWCVPCKKEIPEVKRIFDDYHSKGLEIISVSFDKDKTSWKEQVKNENLDWHHIYEGMENVGIKGSISKSYYVQPIPAYILIDEKGIIIDRYRGADKKDKNLNDLEDKLNSLLNPE; translated from the coding sequence ATGAAAAATAAATATTATACGATAATTCTACTTGGTTTGATTAATTTGATTTCCTGTAAGCAATCTAAATCAAATGAAAAAGGTTTTCGTCTAAAAGGAACAATAAATGGTTCAAACACCGAATATTTGGTTCTTGTTTACCAGGACACCTCTAATGCCTATGTTGTTGATACAATACCAGTTGTAGATAATTCTTTTACGACGAAAGGATCACTTATTAATCCCCAATTGGTCACAGTTATGAGTAATCTAACTGGGAGATATATGGAAGACCCTAACAGACTGCTGTTTTTCTTAGACCCAGGAGAAATAGAATTGGATTTGAAGGAAGGCGATTTTCCAAATGCTAAAATAGTGGGTTCAGATTCGCAGTTGGAAAAAATACAATTGGATAATATGGTAAATCCATATTATGATGAGATCCATATAATTCGAAATAAGCGACAGCCATTAATTGAAAAAAACAATCTAAATCCAAGTGATAGCCTTAAAACTGAAATAGAGCAGTTAAATAAACAGTGGGAAAAGAGGTTGGATCAGATTAAGAATACTTGGCTTAAGTATGCAATAGATCATCCCCATTCTTATTTAAGCGGATATACTGTTGATTTTTATAGAAAAACTCTTTCTAAGGACTCCTTGTCAAATTTATATTCGACGCTCGACCAAACTATTAAGGAATCCTCCTATGGATTACAGATTAAGGAGCAATTAGATTTGCACATCGTTAATTCTGGGGATGTAGCACCATCCTTTTCTTATGAAGATATAGAAGGTAATCCGATTAACTTAGAACAATTTAAAGGGAAAATGGTACTGTTAGACTTCGGAGCTTCTTGGTGTGTTCCATGTAAAAAAGAAATACCTGAGGTTAAAAGGATTTTTGATGACTACCACAGCAAGGGTTTGGAAATTATCAGTGTTTCATTTGACAAGGACAAAACTAGTTGGAAAGAGCAAGTAAAAAATGAAAACTTAGATTGGCACCATATTTATGAGGGAATGGAGAATGTAGGTATTAAAGGATCTATTTCGAAATCATATTATGTTCAGCCTATTCCAGCATACATCCTAATTGATGAAAAGGGCATTATTATTGACCGTTATCGGGGTGCTGATAAAAAAGATAAGAACTTAAATGATTTGGAAGACAAACTTAATTCATTATTAAATCCAGAGTGA
- a CDS encoding lysozyme, which translates to MMKISDNGLSLIKEFEGLRLTAYDDLNPNKDLQKGDHIIGKLTIGYGHTRDVYVGQKITKSTAEAYLRQDMEFAEVTVRSAVTAPITQNMFDALVSLVYNIGSHNFADKKYGSNPYYGSTLLHKLNKLDYNGAAERFEDFVRSGGNVLAGLVRRRKAEKVLFESHMFIQSYQDPKTGGSVSITDGLQNEDVVIVEKKKDSLSWLLLLLALGVWKLT; encoded by the coding sequence ATGATGAAAATCAGTGACAACGGCCTAAGCCTTATCAAGGAATTCGAGGGCCTTAGATTGACCGCCTATGACGATCTCAACCCAAACAAAGACCTACAGAAAGGCGACCATATCATCGGCAAGCTGACCATTGGCTATGGCCATACTAGGGATGTCTATGTCGGCCAGAAGATCACCAAATCGACTGCCGAGGCCTACCTCAGACAGGATATGGAATTTGCGGAAGTAACGGTCCGCTCGGCCGTTACCGCACCCATCACCCAGAATATGTTTGATGCCCTTGTGTCCTTGGTCTATAACATAGGCTCACACAACTTTGCCGACAAAAAGTATGGTTCCAATCCCTACTATGGTTCAACCTTATTGCATAAGCTCAACAAGTTGGACTATAACGGTGCAGCCGAACGCTTCGAGGACTTTGTTAGGTCAGGCGGCAATGTGCTTGCAGGTCTAGTGAGAAGGAGAAAGGCAGAAAAAGTGCTCTTTGAATCCCATATGTTCATCCAGAGCTATCAGGATCCCAAGACTGGTGGATCCGTTTCCATCACCGATGGATTGCAGAACGAGGATGTGGTCATAGTCGAAAAAAAAAAGGATAGCCTGAGTTGGCTGTTGCTTCTTTTGGCATTGGGTGTATGGAAATTGACATGA